The window ttgacgtcgtatttatttaagaaaacgacgaatatcaaggcggcaatatattgccgcctggcccggaaagggttaaatgttaataaattgttaacactcttaattctgaattttattttatttcttgtaaatataaataagttatgttttatatatgcaTTAACCTGATTTTAAACTGATCAATGCTATTTTTAGTTAGTTTGTTATCGAATTAATTACAATTGTgtactttaaatattaactaaaaatgaaTTCCAAGACATTGGAAATGCTAGTTACTATTAAGAGTTACAGGCAGTACCTTTGATTGCCCTCAGACTtcgttttagtttatataaaaaatgtcatatctgagtataaaattacaaatttgttgttaaaggatttaaaaccagGTGTTATTAATAGGATATATTAGCTTAGCATTACTAAATTAAAGGATTCTTCATCAAATAGAAAAACTAGGTTGGAAGAAAGTGGAAGTTTCGTGGCTACCAAACTACTAATTTGTCAACCACAAAAAGACAGATTACAGGTTTTCAATTTTGGTATATGCAGTGTTGCTAAATTATAGAGAAAAAGAGATTTCACTTCACTGATGACTTTTATAAATACCATACTAATTCACTCAcagtatacaaaatacaattctTGTTTCCAGTTCTTAAATACACCTGCATGTGagggtaaaattattttattattttaggccAAGAAGCTTAGATCAGATGTCTGAATTTGGTTACGCACTGATAGATAAACTTCCAACATTTCAGTTGGGACTGATGTACTGAGCACGTAGTCGTAACAAATGATGACCTACATATCCGTATGTATGGCAACTGGCAAgctgtaaaaaacaaatacaaagatAAATCAGTTACCCAACACTTGGCTAGCACAACATAACCTACttcaattactattttacaacaaACGTAAAAACATTACCCAGTCATATCAATCAATCCTAGTTAAGGGGCTGGAGTTAGCTATCAGTAGGCTATGTACTCTAAATATCAGGCTAAATTCGTTTTTAAACACTCGTCTCATGTGCAGGCTTACTTAAGGACTGGTAAAAGAACTGAATAACGCATACACTGTAGCGCAGCGTATACTTGTAGATATGCACTGTGAGTAAATATAgaacagtatttattataaaacagataTCAGTTAAAGTTCAACATCTTCATCTCTGAAATTTGGTAACAGgatatttgaaaattgaaaaccaGTTATTTCTCTTTTTGTGGCTCATAAAGTGCTCAgtgtacacaaaatattttacttatataaatattttgcttaatcAATTAGAACACTATGGAATAAGAGGGACACCTCATGATTTACTGAAATCTTACTAAGTCTGTCGGAAACAGGTTTGTCACTATAAAAAATGATTAGGCTGAAGTCACATCTAAAAGAGCAGACATTAAGTGTGGTTCGCCCCAGGGTTCCGTTCTTGGtctattgctatttttaatatgtattaatgaCATTGTAAATGTAAGTAATCCTAACCAGacaattttatatgcagatgacacatctacactatataaacacaaaactttgaaggatttataaatcatagcaaatatacaaattaacaatataatgcaatactttaatgaaaaatgtttaacagtaaatgcaaataaatcaacagctgtacattttacttcaaataaaaaatcttccttTGCAATTCAAATAGCAGTTGACAATTTAGTAATACCAATGTATGGTTCTACTAAATTTCTCGGATTGATTATCGACAAAAATTTAACTTGGAATGACCATATAactactctttgtttaaagttatctaaagcaatatttatgattAGAAAACTGTCTGAATTCTGCAATGAAAAAACTCTTAAAACggtatattatgcattttttactctcaattggtttatggtattgaaatatgggggaatacatttaaaaagaacattaataaaatgttattaatacaaaaaaagcaGTACGTTATTTTGGCTATAAggattcatgtaaacaaaaatttcaagaagtTCATATTATGACAGTCCCTTGTTTAGTTGTGTATAAATTGTTGCTTTATATGGCTACATCAAACaacttaacatataaaaaaacatccACCAATATTACACAAGGTgcgcaaacaatattgtaaccaaaaaacttccaaacaatattcattagcaacattATTTCTTGGACCAATACTATGGAATGCACTGCCAAATAGATTAAGATCACTgccatttggtatttttaaaagacaaattagctttttccttttggaacacctgttttatgaagtggatgagtTTTTTTGTGATTAAtcatgaataaaacaattattgttgatcTTAGTAAATTCTGTTATCtgtgttgtaattagtttttaattaattaattgatttgttttaatttatttaatgtattgcttCTTTTAAAGATCTTGATGAACTGGAGGATTGTATTGCTCTTAACATTGAAGTGTACAGTGATGTGTTTTAAGTGTGACAATGTATGACAAATTGCAATGTaatctttaccagtaataaatgagAATCATTGAGTACTTATGTTCCAATTCAGTTTCTGTTTTCAGAAGAGAAACCAACCTCCCAATGTGTAACCTGAGTCTCCTTATCTTATTCaatcactttaatatttacattttaaatttaagaataatgttttagATTAGCAATTTGAAAAATTGAACCTGTATTACAAATCATAATCAGAATGTAagatgtataaacataatttataagtatttcaatattaaactcaatTAACAATTTATACAACTTTCTGTttgtaagatttttattaattttttttatttcagtttatatacTATTCTATGAAAACAatcaaaaatattgttctatatttGTTGTGGTTTCTGTGCAGGCAAGTGGGTGGATATTCTTAGACTTTACTGAGGTTGAATTAGGCTGTCAGATGAATTCTcagataatttcattttttatttaacaattgaaaccataatattttgttttcagacCCGAGTAAATGTGATGGTCTCACAATTCCAGTCACTGCTCAATTCATttggagatgatgtttgtgaCAAAAGCCAGACTTTGTTGCAAATCATCACCAAGTTTGCATCTGCATATTGTGCTACTATTGAGGGGACTGCTAGAAACATTGAGACTACTGAACTGTTAGTACTTGATAACTGCTATTACTTtagttgtattgtattattttattgctattatttatattagaatattgAATTTACTGTGaagtgttatttactttttagatTTTATGGTTTTACTTAATGTAACTAAAACGCTTGCTTTAACACAATAACTTAAGTAACATTCAATCATAATTGTGACatccagagagagagagagagagagagtaattCCAAACAGATTTGTTGAAATGTTTCACAAAATTAACTAACTGTTGTTTAAATCAGctgtaattaaaatgcaacactGAAACTGACTGTTTAAATACTGTCAAATATTGGGCCATTTAGTTTGCAGGTGTAATACAAAATCTtctattaaatagttatttctttAAGCGTTGAGGTATCCTTggaaaggaaaagttatttaaaaacggTTTTGtgtcttataacatttttataaacagtggtttatcagatattttatagaacaaaaattaaatagccctcgttttgaaaatattaaaactgatgtagaaatattttttcctgACATAATAACTTCTGATATGGACCCGTTTACCAAGCTTTGTAATAATCCTAAAGAtaacaacaaagataaaattgttttaataaagagaacaaaatagctgctaaacaaagtggaaatttgaaaaaaaattctttattttttagcttaaaaTCGCACTTAGAATCTCCAAATATATAGCCAGCTCAACcttttttgttacaccctgtatatatatgtataaatagtaAATGTCTTATTTTTCACACATGAGGGAACATAACGAGCATTGGTAAATGTAAGAAATGATAGTAGAAACTTATTCTTatctacataattaattacaatatttacaatgtttaaaaaacacaattattctttaatataaactaatacaagggttgtttttttttcaacctcTGATGTCACACCATGATGGCCTAGACATGTGGCAGGTCTGCAGTATACACAGAAGTAGATCACCCATCTTTCCTGCTATAACATTTGTCGCTGTCAAGTTCAAGTAGTCAGTTTGCACTTTACTTCAGTTGTATAAACATGGATGCCTCTATTGATTGAATGATTACTTACAACTCCTGCCAAATGTAAACTGGATTGTTATTtgtttcctgcaagcagaagggaatagtgCTATGTTTACGGTGAAGACATTGTGAGTGATGGTTTGTGCATGAATCGTATCAAAACTTTAAAGATGGCCGAATGTCAAATTCAAGGATCAGTTTGAGAAATGTCAAAGCTGAAGCCATTCATTGATTTTTGTGAGTGCCAGTCAACATATTTGGCTTTCTACACCACTCACGTACAATACTATCACCCATAATGTTTTCTTAATAAAGACGGCACATTCTCCTATGGTTTTCTGCTGCACTTCTCCCTTACTCCTTAATTCACATTTGGTGGAAGAATCAAGAATCAATAGAGTCGGCCATGTTTATGTGACTGCATCTCATCGCAAATTAGCTACTTGATCTCGACAGTGACAGATGTTGTAGCAAGGAATATGCGCGATTGACTACTACCCACACTGCGGACCTGCCATGTGTCTAGCCGTCATGGCGTTAGATCGGAGGTCGAATAAAAAAAAGGCCCTTGTAGGTTTGGGGTAATATTTACCTATAGCATTCAAAgaactatcaaaataaaaatttactaggCACATTTAACCTtgatatatgtttgtaaaattataataatatttaaatattacattctggaattattgtttgttgttattagttaataataacaatatacatatatctcTGATGTTTATGCATAAGAAAATGGCGATCCTCATAACAGCAGTCCCTGTTTATCGAAGTTATGGGACTACCGTTACGAGAACCGGTGTTACAAAttagtacatatttaatttttgatgcCTTTTATGCTCCTTTATGGGCTACCATATTGGACCcaaatgtattattttccatGCTCTATTGTTTGGTTATTGTATTATTGCTCTGctaattatgttaaatgtttgGTATGAGTGACCGACATTACATGCAGAAAAGATATGTGAAttgattttactatatatatatattatccacATACACAGGGTGTTTACAAAAGGTTTCACAAACTTCTATGGGTggtagtattcatcatttcaaacaaaacattttgtataaacataggtcaagaaatatctcgtttagccgctagccgccattttgtatcaaaaattattatctctaaaactagttaagatTATGAAACCAAATTTAGCACATAGGTATAAATAgccaagaaaaaattaaaaataaataattgtgttattttctttaatattaacaaatgttatctgttgaaaatttttaaagtcaaataacaaaaaaccagtatagttgtACAAAATTTACtagacaattattttatcaatttcattaaatttcctaCCATATTTGTTTCAATGAAATTTGTCTAATTGATTTCTACACATTGGAATCTCTTCTTTCCATTGGTACCAAAAACATTGTCATTGACtcataaaagttgttttattagcGATTGAAATTTTTACACGTCATTTGTGGGTATACCAGATTTTGAAAGTGATAGTGCTCACACATACATGTATCTGcaccagttctagggttaagaatGTTGAGAATATGATTGTAGATGAACCTTTCTAGCACGTAATATTAATGTATGGAAAACATCACGTTGATTCTAATATTTGGTGTTTCCTAATTACTTCTGataaatttctaggaatacatCTAGATAAAGGGTTAACCTGGAAAGTTCACATTTAAAGTGTATACATACAGTGTGTTAAATTGCCATCTGAAATTTTTGTCCCTCAAAGCTTTGTACCTCAGATGTTTTGATGATGGCTTGCTTACTACAGATCAATATTTCCATACCTGTCCTATGATATTTCTCTGCAGGGCTGTTGTGCCATATCAAAATTGGAAAGAGTATTCAAACtgcaataaaagttatttaaatcatcACAAATTTGAACAATAGAGGGTTGAGTTAAGTGCCTTCAGGAAGCTCAGTTTGTTAATTCTACCCAGTTAGTATATTTTAGACTATCATTTTACTATCGATTTAAGTGTTTATTGACACAGGTCAGAGTTAAACATGTATACAAGCTCATTAAGAGTCTCTAAAGcactaaatttagaaaccaataaaaaagtgtttaaccCCAATTAAAACTACCTTGTGTCCTGTGCTTTTTACTCAGCTGGTGAGTTCACTGAGCACATTTGATATTTGTGACGGTATTGCAATCCTTGGAGTTAATCCCAGCAATGCTTGTATGTGTATAAATGTGTACCTGCATGCAATTATATGGAAAGTCGAGAGAATGGATTTAGTTTGTTAGATAAATACTGGTATGaatattgactattgcaatacaacataatataaactgtaaacatTGCTATTCTATTCATTCTCTTGTAGGTGTGGTGGTGCGAGAATATGTTATATCTTCCATGAGATATTTGGCCGCACACTGGATTCCCTCCACCCTTTGGTTGGTCTAACTAAGTTGGACATTCTCACTGCTATTAGAAATGCCACAGGTCCCCGACCTGCACTCTTTGTTCCAGAGGTCAGTAAGTTGtttatatgaatgaatgaaatctCTTTAttagtcacacacacacacacacacacacacacacacacacatatatatatatatatatatatatatatatatatatatatatatatatatacagtggcGAACAAATTAAATCCGAACAAGATGAATTTTGacagaaaactttatttgtacatgTATAGTATACAATGAAACAACTTACACGCTATTAGTAGTTTATATGACCTCCCTTATTTTTGATGAGCTCATTAACCCTCTTTGGCATTGATTCCACCAGTGTAGAACAATGGTTTTTAATGTCTTCATCGTGAAACCAGACCCGAATTACCGACTTGATTAGTTCATCTTTTCTGCAACAATCCATTTTCCcaagttttttctttaatattgccCAAAGATTCTCTATTGGGTTTAGATCGGGAGAGTTCCCTGGCCACGACAAAACCTCAATATGTTGATTTCTGAAgaatgctttcatttttttagaagtGTGACATGGCGCaagatcctgttggaaaatgagaTCTGGATTCCTTTGCATGAGTGGGACGATTCTACGTTGGCATATGTCCATGTACTGGTCCGATTTCATCATTCCTTCTACAGGTACAAGTGCTCCTGTCCCCTCATGGGTAAAATaaccccaaaacattttttttgtgggTATTTAGGAGCTTGTTGCAAATGGGCAGGCGACAACTTCTCATCTGCTGACTTACGGACGTAGGGTACTTTCTCGCCTTGTACAAAGAAATGCGTCTCATccgaaaatatcacatttttccACATTTCAATAGTCCAGTCTTTATGATTTTTTGCCCATTGGAGTCTTTTTGACATCATGGCTTTGGTCAATAACTGTTTCTTTTTAGGTTTGATAGCAACCCTCCCAGCTGCGAGCAATCTCCTACGAACTGTCATGTCAGAAACATTGGTCCCACTAGCTCTTAAATCCCTATTAAGATCAACAGCGGTCATTCTCGGATTTATTTGACTTTTTCTTACAGTAATCTGTCTTGTGTTGGCGTAGTTTTCTTTTTTCGGCCacattttcctttcctttttgGTGAGAAGGAACCTGTATCACAAAAACGTTTGATAATGTCATTCACTGTACCTAACCCTACACTACACTCACTAGCAATCTGTCTTTGAGTCATTTGTGTGTGTTGAGACAATGCAACAATTTTTGAGCGTTTCCGTGGAGTAATATCCATTGTTGTAGACTGTACGTCTTTGTGACTTGATACACTAAATATGGTAATACACAGAAACTAATATAAATCCACTTATATAACCagataaaaacacttaaatcaGTATGTGTACATATCAGCAACATAACCTCAATTACCAAACATGACCTTATTGCATTCTGGGTAAGCAGGCTGCCACTGAGGGGAAAATTCCCAACAATAGACCAAAATTTCCCTTTGTTCGGATTAATTTGTTCgccactgtatatatatatatatatatatatatatatatatatatatcacaggtGTTCTTAGATTAATAAAGTCTACACCCTGAGGTTACAGAGAACCTGTGTGATGTGGTACACATGAAACTTCAAACTAATTAAAAGcttgaaacttaaaactaaatagaaGAGGAAGGCTTAGGCTGGACGACAAACTTCTGTTATCTATAAAGAAGAGATAATCTAACGTAACATACAACTAAAAGAATAACTCATGATATCTACAGTTATTGCATTGGTATGTAACTATAAAAACACGTATTTAGcatgaataatacattttaaaattaaattaaactaaacttaaatatttaacactatCACTATATCactatattcaaatattattaaattattattatcaaataattattcttttgttaGGTTAGGATATTGTTACTTAATTGGAATGATACCAGAAAAACTGATTTAACTGaatgtatgataaaatgtataggCATCAAAATACATGAGGTAGAATCCAAAGGTAACTGTTAGGAATCTTGCTATTGGTTTGAAAAATTGGATTATGTTTTTGGCAGAAGACAAAAGTTATCTTTTTTGTGTGACAGTAATACATTGTAATGATTAGTTTTGTGCAAAACAGGAAAATctggtttttttatatcttcaacTTGTGGTAAAAATTCTATCTATATATTTAGTACTGTATTATCGAATAGAATATAGAACAGTATTCTGGAACGTTTTAACTTAAGTAATATTACTATGAAAATAACACATTCAAAGCAATGTtatgtaacatgttttaatattgtaacataacaGAACTGTTAAGATATTTGTAATTGTTAGATCtgacacaaaataaaaaataaatatttgatagttCACATTTGGGCGGTTTTTCAATTGATAGACAACATGAGTCTCTGTGTTAATATAACTCCACTAAATATGAAGTTAAAACTAGCCTTTATTCACAggcaaaaatattagaaaacctATCTTGTAGATACGAATCTATTATCAGCAAACTATTGTTGgtattatacaaatttgtttctCCACTCTAGCCATTTTCTAGTTGTCTAATCAGTGGCTTAGGTTGCCTAGTGCACATAGCTTTGTCTCTTAAGGTCATGGGTTGGAGCCTAGGCGATAGCATTATCAGACAAATCATCATTTAGAAGTGCCATCATTAGATGCCATTGCTAtctgttacataaaaaaatttacaaaagtaggTACAGCCTTTAAGGAGAGGATAAACAGTAAAAGccttacaatataattatttttatggaaggTATGTGAGTCTGCTTGAATGTTTTAATGACTAAATCATGTTGTATAGGTCTCTTTTGAACTTTTGGTAAAAAGACAAATAAGGCGGTTGGAGGAACCTGCATTACGGTGTGTGGAGTTAGTTCATGAAGAGATGCAGCGTATCATCCAGCACTGTGGCATAGAGAGCCAGCAAGAAATGCTGCGATTCCCCAAGCTGCATGAGCGAATTGTTGATGTAGTCACTCATTTGCTACGAAGGAGGCTGCCTCCAACCAATTCAATGGTCAGTATTAGTACACTAATTTACGTTTCTGTTTCTAGCAttgtaattgattattattataattattctacaCTTAGCATATTTTCTCTGTTCTACATTCTTTTAACCACATTTTAGCAAATTTGTATTTAAGCTAGTAATGAGACGAAGTCTTAATCACAAATCATGCCATATGaatcatgttttgtattttttaaatgaaatacatttatcttattttgtaaacgaaataacatcaaaactaattattttatacccTTGATAGTCAAAGAGAACATCATAGTACATCAAATATATacccatttttttaaagtaaaaggaCATTTATTCTGGAAGCCGATTTAAAAGTCTATCAATTAAAGTAGATGTTAGAGAATAGgatttggatattaaaatatgGCAATTTACTTGAAATACCAATCCCattaaaatatagtgatattCTTGGATCACTTTTTGTGATCTAGGGCAGTCTCCAAAAGTTTTAGTATGACAGAAATTGGTTTGTTGATGACATTATAAATCTAAGACTTAGAAGCTATcaggattttaaattttaggatgtacattatatttttaatactaaaaaatggttttgagatttgaaaattctGGATTTGACCATCACTTATTGAAAttactaaatactaaattttcATCCTGTACTAGCAATGAAGGTACATAACTAGTAGACAAACAACATTGTATTACTAACACTGGAACAATATGatcttatttttgtttgtattttgtaatgttttcataCCAATAAATTACAACATcagtaaatctaataaaaaatataggtaCACAATCATTTACCATAATTACATCTCTCATTTACCATAATTACGTCTCACATAGTTTTGAAtctataagtaaataataacttATGTGTGTAAGGATAATAGTGTTTAAGAGATTTCCCATTGTTATATGGCACATGTCATCGTTATATCAGTCTTCCACCTTGCATGTAACATGTGTTGTGTAGCTGTTGGTTTGTACAGTGACACTGTTTGCATTTATTCTCACCAGTCTGGATTTAATACTGCTGTTGTAAAAGTCAGGTATatgatagattttttaatgtacaacatttatttatttccaacggacatattCTATTGTCAAATTTAGTTTGTACACGTTTAGTGTGTGTCTAGTTTGTTGCCACACATTTTAGTCTTTAAGTTTTTGTGTATGTTAATCCTATGTCTTAGGGTTTTTTTGACAGCAGAGGAAATAGACATATTTACATCCTGGAAACAGTGTTCTATTTGTATAACATATAGaagtctgaaatcctattatcctttcaaattatccattgtCTGTAACAAACTTCATTGAGGTCTACGGTGTCTTTTTTATCAAGAAAGGTAACAAAAAGTCAACAATAGTCATAAATGTTAGTAATAGGCCACAAAAAGCAACAAAATCTACAACAAAGAgttcaattgttttattcatagTGGTATAAAAAAGACTTTCAACCCAATACCAATTTTTGGCATTCAAGTGTCTACTCATTTGTTCAGGACAGTGTTTATTGCCGGTACAAGAATCGTTCAGAAgaataaaagagttttaaaattttaaaacaagatgcTTCTGAATGCTAATTTAGTTATAgctgtgtgtgttttttttaatataattataagtaaatcatatatgttatttaaatcaaacacatattttaatgaataatagaaataaataattacaggtTTGAATAAATGTATAGGATGGAAAGATATTGTAATCTTGAATGCATATTTATTGCTTAGGAACGCAAAGATAATATTAATCTGAAGCTACATGGAATTAACCAATAATATGTAGGCTGTATAGATATGTCTTATATGTATAGATTGTTCTTGATTGGTCTTAAAGCCAGGATCAACTAGTTGCATGTTGGTGACAGAAGACAAcagtgtataatttaaaaatgtattaagtagaaatttttggtatttattttaatgattaaatgtaGAAGGATGAGGGTTTGTCAAAAATGATACAATATTTAGTGAATTCATGTCTCCCCATGAACTTACAGAATTTACGGTGGTGGAAAGAGGAGAGATTACGATATTGTGTAAACATTGGCTGCACACAGTCTTATACTAGATAAGGGttcataatttaacataaaagtaatTGTACAATTGTAAAAGTAATGCACTACACAATTGATTGGAGTTTGCATAATTTACAGGTTGAGAATTTAGTAGCTATTGAACTAgcgtatataaatacaaaacaccCAGACTTTCATAAGGATGCTGCATTAGTCTCCTCGCTTCTCAAATCAGTGGAAGAAGAGGATATAATCAAGCAAACTCGTGTCAGCAAACGACATACCATCAACTTGGCTCACCCGTCAAATATTGCACTTGCCAATGAAGCTGAACAGGTGAGATATgtgaaaaatccaaaaataaatatattcttaatcaTAATTAGAAGTTTTACAGTCATACTtacttataaacattatttactcaCCTTTTGTATTGGTAAATTTATGCTTTGTTTAAGgttattttcttaactttaacTCTTTCAGTGCCACAGGGTCTACATAGTAGGCATATTTTGCACATAGTAGTCATGAATTGCCAGCCTCCATCCAGTCAatgattcatattttattattatttcacaaatatgttgtaatagtttatattaactATTCAGTTCGCGGTATTCTACaagtattaaactatttattgtttCGGATTTTTCTCTTTCACTGTCTCTCGTCACTCAGTTATCACACTCATTTTGCTTGTTAGTTGTCATTCACTGCTGGCTACTACAAAGTTGTTCTAGTTGCTTACTTTCTTTCTGCTGCGTTTCATCATGTTcactaaaacattgttatttacattgtaaacttgacttttttgtttatatgtttattgttaaaacttattattttttgcattactttttattttgtaactagtTAATAATAAGTTTAGATAATAATTTACCTATAACTGGAATAAGatagttacattttttttaacttttgacaaGTTTGAAATAGTTGGGTGAGAATAGAACAATTCTATTACATATAgcacattctttattttattatgaacaagtaaaaaagtttatcGAAATTGGggagttaatttttttacaaatgtttccCAGAAGCTTGCAAAACTATAAGAAATTGTATAGCAATTTGTATACATGACTTGGAGAAATGACATTGGCA of the Homalodisca vitripennis isolate AUS2020 chromosome X, UT_GWSS_2.1, whole genome shotgun sequence genome contains:
- the LOC124369122 gene encoding uncharacterized protein LOC124369122, producing MWPKKENYANTRQITVRKSQINPRMTAVDLNRDLRASGTNVSDMTVRRRLLAAGRVAIKPKKKQLLTKAMMSKRLQWAKNHKDWTIEMWKNVIFSDETHFFVQGEKVPYVRKSADEKLSPAHLQQAPKYPQKKCFGVILPMRGQEHLYL